The following are encoded together in the Thermosipho japonicus genome:
- the yihA gene encoding ribosome biogenesis GTP-binding protein YihA/YsxC: MKIKSVELVKTIYKSNDKYPESLNGEFVFVGRSNVGKSTLLNILTGRNIAKTSKKPGKTASINFYKINNSFYFVDLPGYGYAKVSVEERARWRKIIENYFSKRAWNIKLVFVLIDGRHELQKNDEILLEWLKELELDFAIVLTKMDKLKNSERAKMIRYYNDLYGENYTIIPYSAVTREGIDKIYELIEIFGGV; the protein is encoded by the coding sequence GTGAAAATAAAGAGTGTTGAACTTGTAAAAACTATATATAAAAGTAATGATAAGTATCCAGAATCATTAAATGGAGAATTTGTATTTGTAGGTAGATCGAATGTTGGTAAATCAACACTTTTAAACATTTTAACTGGTAGAAATATAGCAAAAACAAGTAAAAAACCAGGAAAAACAGCCTCTATAAATTTTTACAAAATAAATAATTCATTTTATTTTGTTGACTTGCCTGGATATGGCTATGCAAAAGTTTCTGTAGAAGAAAGAGCGCGTTGGCGAAAAATAATTGAAAATTATTTTTCAAAAAGAGCTTGGAATATAAAATTAGTCTTTGTTTTAATTGACGGCAGGCATGAACTTCAAAAAAATGATGAAATATTACTCGAATGGTTGAAAGAATTAGAATTAGATTTTGCAATTGTTTTGACTAAAATGGATAAATTGAAAAATTCTGAGAGGGCTAAAATGATTAGGTATTATAATGATCTTTACGGAGAAAATTATACCATTATTCCATACTCTGCTGTTACAAGAGAAGGAATAGACAAAATTTATGAATTAATAGAAATATTTGGAGGTGTTTGA
- the fabZ gene encoding 3-hydroxyacyl-ACP dehydratase FabZ: protein MKKEEIMKILPHRDPILLVDKVVEKGEDYIVAEREIKDSDPIFKGHFPSYPIYPGVYILEGLAQTAGILLLKGNDEIPLFLGIDNARFKGEVRPNCTLRYEVKIKEVKAGIVFVDAKAYVSSKMVAKAVLLLGSKR from the coding sequence ATGAAAAAAGAAGAAATAATGAAAATTTTGCCTCATAGAGATCCTATTTTGCTTGTTGACAAAGTTGTTGAAAAAGGTGAAGATTATATTGTTGCTGAAAGAGAAATTAAAGATTCTGATCCTATATTTAAAGGTCATTTTCCAAGTTACCCTATATACCCAGGTGTTTATATTTTAGAAGGTCTTGCGCAAACTGCCGGGATACTGCTTTTAAAAGGAAATGATGAAATACCATTATTTTTGGGGATTGATAATGCACGGTTTAAAGGAGAAGTAAGACCCAATTGTACTCTCAGATATGAAGTTAAGATAAAAGAAGTAAAAGCAGGAATAGTGTTTGTAGATGCAAAAGCATATGTTAGTAGTAAAATGGTAGCGAAAGCTGTTTTATTATTGGGTTCAAAGAGGTGA
- a CDS encoding DUF2905 domain-containing protein, whose amino-acid sequence MEKSKIFPLPGDIVIKRGNFVLIIPITSMIILSIILTIVMSLFRR is encoded by the coding sequence ATGGAGAAGAGTAAAATTTTTCCTTTGCCTGGAGATATTGTCATAAAAAGAGGCAATTTTGTCCTTATTATCCCAATTACAAGCATGATTATACTAAGCATTATTTTAACAATTGTTATGAGTCTTTTCAGAAGGTGA
- a CDS encoding PSP1 domain-containing protein: protein MELTAEVYGVELIPMGPIIYYTENGEDIKVNDTVIVISEFGLDYGVVRIGKRQMSIDDIGYDLKPIIRKATEEDLETIEKNKEIAKRAFEVTKQLVKKHGLNMKVLHSKMMVDGSRLVIYFSSKNRVDFRELVKDIAKEFKTRIELRQVGARDEMKFIKGLGLCGKKSCCSYWLRSFDSITLKHAKRQQMMINTAKITGPCGRLLCCLKFEYDFYIDALKNIPDEGSMIKYNGKDAKVITVNVFLKKVTIYTKDGETIALPFEYFRGGNNVEIAHGSGNNIDLDITGNVSNGEE, encoded by the coding sequence ATGGAATTAACAGCTGAGGTATACGGTGTAGAATTGATACCTATGGGACCAATAATTTATTATACTGAAAATGGCGAAGATATAAAAGTAAATGATACAGTTATTGTTATTAGCGAGTTTGGTTTAGACTATGGAGTTGTAAGAATTGGTAAAAGGCAAATGAGCATAGATGATATAGGATACGATTTAAAACCAATAATTAGAAAAGCTACTGAAGAAGATTTAGAAACAATTGAGAAAAATAAAGAAATTGCAAAAAGAGCATTTGAAGTTACAAAACAACTTGTAAAAAAACACGGTCTAAACATGAAGGTTTTACATTCAAAAATGATGGTTGATGGATCAAGACTCGTTATTTATTTTAGTTCCAAAAACAGAGTAGACTTTAGAGAACTCGTTAAAGATATAGCCAAGGAATTTAAAACAAGGATTGAGCTTAGGCAAGTTGGTGCCAGAGACGAAATGAAATTCATAAAAGGTTTAGGACTTTGTGGAAAAAAGTCATGCTGTTCTTACTGGCTTAGAAGTTTTGATAGTATTACTCTAAAACACGCAAAAAGACAACAGATGATGATAAATACTGCAAAAATTACAGGCCCATGTGGTAGACTACTTTGCTGCTTAAAATTCGAATATGATTTTTATATTGATGCATTGAAAAACATCCCAGATGAAGGAAGTATGATTAAATATAATGGTAAAGATGCAAAAGTTATTACTGTAAATGTATTTCTAAAAAAAGTAACAATATATACAAAAGACGGTGAAACAATAGCTCTACCTTTTGAATATTTTAGGGGTGGTAATAATGTGGAAATTGCCCATGGCAGCGGGAATAATATTGATCTTGATATCACTGGTAATGTTTCTAATGGAGAAGAGTAA
- the fabF gene encoding beta-ketoacyl-ACP synthase II, which produces MKRVVITGMGTINPLGKNISEFSENLKKMHIGIDKISSFDAENLPVKIAGEVKGFVPEEYIDKKLSKRIDRYTQFALAAAKEAIENSKINFEGIEERVAVIVASGMGGFITLDKQNDVFKERGANRVSPFMIPMILSNMASGVVAMNYKLKGPNFSVVSACASSVHAIALGALLIRHGYVDVAVVGGAEATIAPLPIAGFAAMKALSTRNDEPKKASRPFDVERDGFVMAEGAGILILESEEFAKKRNANILAQVKGFGMNDDAYHFSAPDPQSKGSTSVMLQSLKDANLSPDEIDLVSCHATSTPVGDELEAQAILNVFGERNNLLVNSTKALTGHLLGAAGAIETIAAILEMNEGFVHGMPNLEKSDEIASKLNLVKETREVKINNFLKNSFGFGGHNASIVVGRY; this is translated from the coding sequence GTGAAGAGAGTAGTTATAACTGGAATGGGGACCATAAATCCACTTGGGAAAAATATTTCCGAGTTTTCTGAAAATCTGAAAAAAATGCATATAGGAATAGATAAAATTTCAAGTTTTGATGCTGAAAATTTACCTGTAAAAATTGCTGGAGAAGTAAAAGGTTTCGTGCCAGAAGAATACATTGACAAAAAATTATCTAAACGTATTGATAGGTATACTCAGTTTGCACTTGCTGCTGCAAAAGAGGCTATTGAAAACTCGAAGATCAATTTTGAAGGGATAGAAGAAAGGGTTGCGGTGATAGTGGCAAGTGGCATGGGAGGATTTATAACTCTCGATAAACAAAATGATGTTTTCAAAGAACGGGGTGCAAATAGAGTTAGTCCATTTATGATCCCAATGATACTTTCAAATATGGCAAGTGGTGTTGTTGCAATGAATTATAAACTAAAAGGACCTAATTTTTCAGTTGTTAGTGCTTGTGCAAGTTCGGTTCATGCGATTGCTTTGGGAGCACTTTTAATAAGGCACGGCTATGTGGATGTAGCTGTTGTAGGTGGTGCAGAAGCTACTATTGCTCCGCTTCCAATAGCTGGTTTTGCAGCTATGAAAGCTTTGTCTACAAGGAATGATGAGCCGAAAAAAGCTTCTAGGCCATTTGATGTTGAAAGAGATGGTTTTGTAATGGCAGAAGGAGCCGGAATACTAATTTTAGAATCCGAAGAATTTGCTAAAAAGAGAAATGCAAATATATTAGCCCAAGTTAAGGGTTTTGGAATGAACGATGATGCTTATCATTTTAGTGCTCCTGATCCTCAATCAAAAGGTTCTACATCAGTAATGCTTCAATCATTAAAAGATGCAAACCTTTCTCCGGATGAAATTGATCTTGTAAGCTGTCATGCCACAAGTACACCAGTTGGTGATGAACTTGAAGCTCAAGCAATTTTGAATGTTTTTGGAGAAAGGAATAATTTATTGGTCAATTCAACTAAGGCTTTAACTGGACATTTATTAGGAGCAGCAGGTGCTATAGAAACAATTGCAGCAATATTAGAAATGAATGAAGGGTTTGTACATGGAATGCCAAATCTTGAGAAATCTGATGAAATTGCTTCAAAATTAAATTTAGTTAAAGAAACTAGAGAAGTAAAGATTAATAATTTTCTTAAAAATTCATTTGGTTTTGGTGGTCATAATGCTTCGATCGTTGTTGGGAGGTATTAA
- a CDS encoding biotin transporter BioY, which translates to MKTKDISLVALFVTLTIVGAQISIPIGTVPITLQVLMVFLTGYFLKPTLALLTQSIYLLLGIIGLPVFANFSGGFASIIGPTGGYLIAFPIAAWIISLSKKDYFSMFIHGILGIAIIYTLGLLVLNYHLHDFKKAFMIGVVPFIGIDFLKMCIAVIISKRVLKVVEA; encoded by the coding sequence GTGAAAACAAAAGACATATCTTTAGTTGCGTTATTTGTAACTTTAACTATAGTCGGAGCACAAATATCAATTCCAATTGGAACTGTACCTATAACTTTACAAGTCTTAATGGTGTTTTTAACTGGTTATTTTCTAAAACCTACACTTGCCCTTTTAACACAATCTATTTATCTTCTTTTAGGTATTATAGGCCTTCCTGTTTTTGCTAATTTTTCAGGAGGATTTGCAAGTATAATTGGTCCAACTGGTGGATATTTAATTGCTTTTCCTATAGCTGCTTGGATAATTTCTCTATCTAAGAAAGATTATTTTTCTATGTTCATACATGGGATATTGGGAATTGCAATCATCTACACATTAGGGCTTTTGGTTTTAAACTATCATTTGCACGATTTTAAAAAAGCTTTTATGATCGGAGTTGTACCATTTATTGGAATAGATTTTTTGAAAATGTGCATAGCAGTTATAATTTCAAAAAGAGTTTTAAAGGTGGTGGAAGCATGA
- the lon gene encoding endopeptidase La — protein MTEKKFEKLEKKVAKLNEEEIEIPDILPAIAMRSNVVVYPNTVVPFYVGREKSLYALEDSMENYKQLIFLVNQKDTKIEEPTKNDLFKVGTVARIMQIGKLPDGTFKVLVEGLSRAKWIKSVEEKYFKFEIELLKSKYRKTKKLIALMRAVRDEMQKYIQYSRKLPTDALMFLEDMEDPDIFADLAASICPGSLEEKQELLEILHPGKRLEKILELLSKETELLEIEHQLDQKVKQRIEKSQKEYFLREKLRVIREELGGEEDAEIKEIEEKIEKGNYPDFVKEKARFELNRLEKMSPYSPEANVIRNYLDWILNLPWKEKSEENLDLKNAREILEKYHYGLKEPKQRILEFLATRKVSKSMKAPIICFVGPPGVGKTSLGRSVAEALGRKFLRMSLGGLRDEAEIRGHRRTYVGALPGRIIQLIRKASVKNPVLLLDEIDKMGISFQGDPASALLEVLDPEQNKDFVDHYLELPFDLSEVLFITTANTLYNIPDALRDRMEIIEIPSYTNMEKYYIAKEYIIPKALGEIDIKKSQIMFRNEAINHIISDYTLEPGVRELERKIRTIIRKAVLEIVEGKSKVVITEKRVREFLGAPKILEENKLEEPTIGVSTGLAWTAYGGTTLFIESTLFPGKGNLILTGKLGDVMKESAQIALSLTKKICGKDCMDIFEKNDIHIHVPEGAVPKDGPSAGVTIVTSLVSAVKKIPVRNDIAMTGEITLRGRVLPVGGIKEKVLAAYRKGIKKIILPYQNRFDIEKIPEEVKSDINFIFVKEIDEVLKEALICENKEC, from the coding sequence ATGACCGAGAAAAAGTTCGAAAAATTGGAAAAGAAAGTAGCAAAATTGAATGAAGAAGAAATAGAGATACCTGATATATTACCTGCTATAGCAATGAGAAGTAACGTTGTAGTTTATCCTAATACTGTAGTACCTTTCTATGTTGGTCGTGAAAAATCTTTATATGCCCTTGAAGATTCAATGGAAAATTACAAGCAGTTAATTTTTCTTGTTAATCAAAAAGATACTAAGATTGAAGAACCCACAAAAAATGATCTATTCAAAGTAGGAACAGTTGCAAGAATAATGCAAATAGGAAAACTCCCCGATGGAACTTTTAAAGTTTTAGTTGAAGGACTTTCAAGAGCAAAATGGATAAAGTCAGTTGAAGAAAAATATTTTAAATTTGAAATAGAGCTCTTAAAATCAAAATATAGAAAGACGAAAAAATTAATAGCTTTAATGAGAGCTGTAAGAGATGAAATGCAAAAGTATATCCAATATTCAAGAAAACTTCCTACAGACGCTTTAATGTTTTTGGAAGATATGGAAGATCCTGATATTTTTGCAGATCTTGCTGCTTCAATTTGTCCAGGAAGTCTTGAAGAAAAACAAGAATTATTAGAAATATTACATCCAGGTAAAAGACTTGAAAAAATCCTAGAACTTTTGTCTAAAGAAACTGAATTGTTAGAAATTGAACATCAACTCGATCAAAAAGTCAAACAAAGGATTGAAAAATCGCAGAAGGAATATTTTTTAAGAGAAAAACTAAGGGTAATTAGAGAAGAGCTAGGCGGAGAAGAAGATGCCGAAATAAAAGAAATTGAAGAGAAAATAGAAAAAGGAAATTATCCAGATTTTGTAAAAGAAAAAGCAAGATTTGAACTTAATAGACTCGAGAAAATGTCCCCCTATTCACCAGAAGCAAATGTTATTCGAAATTATCTTGATTGGATACTTAACTTACCTTGGAAAGAAAAAAGTGAAGAAAATTTAGATTTAAAAAATGCTCGAGAAATACTCGAGAAATACCATTATGGGTTAAAAGAGCCAAAGCAAAGAATTCTAGAATTCCTGGCAACTAGAAAAGTTTCAAAATCAATGAAAGCCCCAATAATTTGTTTTGTTGGACCTCCAGGTGTTGGAAAAACTTCCCTTGGAAGATCAGTTGCAGAAGCGTTAGGAAGAAAGTTTCTAAGAATGTCTTTGGGAGGTTTAAGAGATGAAGCAGAAATAAGAGGACATAGAAGAACTTACGTAGGAGCTCTTCCCGGAAGAATAATTCAGCTAATTAGAAAAGCAAGTGTAAAAAACCCAGTTCTTTTGTTAGACGAGATCGACAAAATGGGTATAAGTTTTCAAGGAGATCCTGCATCAGCTTTATTAGAAGTACTTGACCCTGAGCAAAACAAGGATTTTGTTGATCATTATCTAGAATTGCCTTTTGATTTATCAGAGGTTTTGTTTATAACAACTGCTAATACTCTTTACAATATTCCTGATGCCCTCAGAGATAGGATGGAGATAATTGAAATACCAAGCTATACAAATATGGAAAAGTATTATATAGCAAAAGAATATATTATTCCAAAAGCACTAGGAGAAATTGACATAAAAAAATCTCAAATAATGTTTAGAAATGAAGCAATTAACCATATTATATCTGACTATACTCTTGAACCTGGAGTTAGAGAACTTGAGAGAAAGATTAGGACAATTATTAGAAAAGCTGTCCTTGAGATAGTTGAAGGTAAAAGTAAGGTAGTAATAACTGAAAAAAGAGTTAGAGAATTTTTAGGAGCGCCAAAAATACTTGAAGAAAATAAATTGGAAGAACCAACAATAGGTGTTTCAACTGGGCTTGCTTGGACTGCATATGGTGGAACAACACTCTTTATTGAAAGTACTTTATTCCCTGGAAAAGGAAATTTAATACTTACGGGAAAATTAGGCGACGTTATGAAAGAATCTGCTCAAATAGCTCTCAGCCTTACCAAAAAAATTTGTGGAAAAGATTGTATGGATATATTTGAAAAGAACGATATACATATACATGTCCCAGAAGGTGCTGTTCCAAAAGACGGACCTAGTGCAGGTGTTACAATAGTTACAAGTCTGGTTTCTGCTGTTAAAAAGATCCCTGTTAGAAATGACATTGCTATGACTGGCGAAATAACACTTAGAGGTAGAGTTCTTCCAGTTGGCGGAATTAAAGAAAAAGTATTAGCTGCATACCGTAAAGGAATTAAAAAAATAATTCTACCATATCAAAATAGATTTGATATTGAAAAAATACCTGAAGAAGTAAAATCTGATATTAACTTTATCTTTGTAAAGGAAATAGATGAGGTTTTAAAGGAGGCATTAATTTGTGAAAATAAAGAGTGTTGA
- the tsaE gene encoding tRNA (adenosine(37)-N6)-threonylcarbamoyltransferase complex ATPase subunit type 1 TsaE: MILLKLDALELNDLKKLSKIISKFYIKYPVRFLYLNGDLGTGKTTFSKFFCENFGVDPDLVSSPTFSIVNIYEGYKTIYHVDLYRLESPDELFYVLEENFEDEDGIFLIEWSNLFENYFTEKGITLNIFHRNDGKRNVEIIIDAEFSSLDLIEDLRRWQHDREKVRKIGKESSKIE, from the coding sequence GTGATACTCTTGAAGCTTGATGCATTAGAACTAAACGATTTAAAAAAACTATCGAAAATTATCTCAAAATTTTATATTAAGTATCCAGTGAGGTTTCTTTATTTAAACGGGGATCTTGGAACTGGTAAAACTACGTTTTCAAAATTTTTTTGTGAAAATTTTGGTGTTGATCCTGATTTAGTAAGTAGTCCAACTTTTTCAATTGTAAACATATACGAAGGTTATAAAACAATTTACCATGTAGATTTGTATAGATTAGAAAGTCCTGATGAGCTGTTTTATGTGTTAGAAGAAAATTTCGAAGATGAAGATGGAATATTTTTAATAGAATGGAGTAATTTGTTTGAAAACTATTTTACTGAGAAAGGTATAACATTAAATATTTTTCATAGAAATGATGGAAAAAGGAATGTAGAAATAATAATTGATGCAGAATTTTCTAGTTTAGACTTGATAGAAGATTTAAGGAGGTGGCAACATGACCGAGAAAAAGTTCGAAAAATTGGAAAAGAAAGTAGCAAAATTGAATGA
- a CDS encoding DUF561 domain-containing protein: MNRICKLFNIKYPILMGGMSWAGTPRLAAAVSNAGGLGIIGAGAMKGEDLQNAIDEVRKYTDKPFGVNIILVSPFADELVEVVLKNKVPVVTFGAGNPTKYINDLKSAGIKVVPVVASENLARLVERSGADAVIAEGMESGGHIGEVTTFVLVNSVSKNVKIPVIAAGGIADGKGMAAAFALGAEGIQMGTRFIASREAEVHENFKKLIIKSGIRDTIITGASLGHSARVVKTKFAKIVKTLEVESPQDAENILVGSLRKAVQEGNIEQGSFMAGQSVGLIKDIKPVHEIIKEIIEEFNETVKRLGEVKL; encoded by the coding sequence ATGAATAGAATTTGCAAACTCTTTAACATTAAATATCCAATATTGATGGGTGGAATGTCTTGGGCTGGTACACCAAGACTTGCTGCAGCCGTATCAAATGCTGGTGGTTTAGGGATAATAGGTGCTGGAGCTATGAAAGGTGAAGACTTACAAAATGCGATTGATGAGGTAAGAAAATATACAGATAAACCATTTGGAGTAAATATAATATTAGTATCACCATTTGCAGATGAATTGGTTGAAGTTGTATTAAAAAACAAGGTTCCAGTTGTAACATTTGGGGCCGGAAATCCAACTAAATACATAAATGATTTGAAAAGTGCTGGGATTAAAGTTGTTCCAGTGGTTGCTTCGGAAAATCTTGCTCGACTTGTTGAAAGAAGTGGAGCTGATGCAGTGATTGCTGAAGGGATGGAATCTGGAGGGCATATAGGTGAAGTTACAACTTTTGTTTTGGTAAATTCTGTGTCAAAGAATGTAAAAATTCCCGTAATTGCCGCAGGTGGAATTGCAGATGGAAAAGGAATGGCTGCTGCTTTTGCGTTGGGGGCTGAGGGAATACAAATGGGAACAAGATTTATTGCAAGTAGAGAAGCAGAAGTTCATGAAAACTTTAAAAAGTTGATTATAAAATCAGGAATAAGAGATACTATTATTACTGGGGCAAGTTTGGGGCATTCAGCAAGAGTTGTAAAAACTAAATTCGCAAAAATAGTTAAGACTTTGGAAGTTGAAAGTCCACAAGATGCTGAAAATATATTGGTTGGTAGCCTTAGAAAAGCCGTTCAGGAAGGAAATATTGAGCAAGGATCTTTCATGGCAGGACAGAGTGTTGGTTTAATTAAAGATATAAAGCCTGTACATGAAATAATTAAAGAAATAATTGAAGAATTTAACGAGACTGTGAAAAGATTAGGGGAGGTAAAGTTGTGA
- the argS gene encoding arginine--tRNA ligase gives MIREVINERLESILREEGFEYQFNVEIPDENFGDYSTNIALIGSKHFKKPPREVAKLFVDKLSKESIFSEVTIAGPGFINFRISKDFYLSILSEIIKKEKAYWKVQKNNKKIQLEYGSANPTGPFTVGHGRQIVIGDVLGNVLEFLGYDVTKEMYINDAGRQIRLLGRSLWVRYNELFGKEYELPEDGYRGNYLIDFAKKLKDEIGDKYVEKWDSEIEKFFMNYSVENILKTMDDTLSMLDCGFDSKVRESFVIEKGYVDLVLNKFKEKNMIYEKDGAVWLKVSKIINENDKVLIRSDGTYTYFLTDIAYHYYKFTRGYDKVYDIFGSDHHGHIPRMIAAMKLLDIDENFVHFILHQFVTLKRNNEIVKMSTRAGNFITLDELIKEVGKDATRYFFAMNDVNTHLIFDLELAKSKSNDNPVYYVQYAYARINSIFEKAKEKDIDFKILENIELLENEHEMSIIKMMDEFIYSLYQVEEKFSPHYLTNYLFSLSEKFHSYYSKYKILDEENKSLSNARMNLIFALKNVFEISFELLGISAPEKM, from the coding sequence TTGATTAGGGAAGTTATAAATGAGCGTTTAGAAAGTATTTTACGTGAAGAAGGTTTCGAATATCAATTTAACGTTGAAATCCCTGATGAAAATTTCGGAGACTATTCAACAAATATAGCGCTTATAGGAAGTAAGCATTTTAAAAAACCTCCAAGAGAGGTTGCAAAATTGTTTGTCGACAAGCTTTCAAAAGAGTCCATTTTTTCTGAAGTTACAATTGCCGGCCCTGGCTTCATAAATTTTAGAATATCAAAAGATTTCTATCTTAGCATTCTTTCAGAAATAATAAAAAAGGAAAAGGCATACTGGAAAGTTCAAAAAAATAATAAAAAAATACAATTAGAGTATGGTAGCGCAAATCCAACTGGTCCGTTTACAGTGGGCCATGGAAGACAAATTGTTATAGGAGATGTTCTTGGTAATGTACTAGAATTTCTTGGATATGATGTAACAAAAGAAATGTATATTAATGATGCTGGAAGACAAATAAGACTCTTAGGAAGGTCCTTATGGGTTAGATACAATGAATTGTTCGGAAAAGAATATGAACTTCCAGAGGATGGCTATAGAGGAAATTATTTGATAGATTTTGCTAAGAAACTTAAAGATGAAATCGGAGATAAATATGTGGAAAAATGGGATAGTGAAATTGAAAAATTTTTCATGAACTACTCTGTTGAAAATATCTTAAAAACCATGGATGATACCTTATCAATGCTTGATTGTGGCTTTGATTCCAAAGTTAGGGAAAGCTTTGTAATAGAAAAAGGTTATGTAGATCTTGTTCTTAATAAGTTTAAAGAAAAGAATATGATTTATGAAAAAGACGGTGCAGTTTGGTTAAAAGTTTCAAAAATAATAAACGAAAATGATAAAGTTTTAATTAGAAGTGATGGAACATATACCTATTTCTTAACTGATATTGCTTACCATTACTACAAATTTACTAGGGGATATGACAAAGTATACGACATTTTTGGAAGCGACCATCACGGACATATTCCGAGAATGATTGCAGCTATGAAATTATTAGATATTGATGAAAATTTTGTCCACTTTATACTTCATCAATTTGTAACTTTAAAGAGGAATAATGAAATAGTAAAAATGAGCACTAGAGCAGGAAATTTTATTACACTTGATGAGTTAATAAAAGAAGTTGGTAAAGATGCAACAAGATACTTTTTTGCTATGAACGATGTAAATACACATCTTATTTTCGACCTTGAACTTGCAAAATCGAAATCAAATGATAATCCTGTATACTATGTACAATATGCATATGCAAGAATCAACAGTATTTTTGAAAAAGCAAAAGAAAAAGATATAGATTTTAAAATTTTAGAAAATATTGAACTTTTGGAAAATGAACATGAAATGAGTATAATAAAAATGATGGATGAATTTATCTACTCACTATATCAAGTTGAAGAAAAATTTTCACCCCATTACTTAACAAATTACCTATTTAGTTTGTCAGAAAAATTCCATAGCTATTATTCAAAATACAAAATTTTAGATGAAGAAAATAAATCACTGTCAAATGCAAGAATGAACCTTATTTTTGCCTTAAAAAATGTATTTGAAATTTCCTTCGAACTTCTTGGAATAAGTGCACCTGAAAAAATGTAG
- the fabD gene encoding ACP S-malonyltransferase encodes MKAFLFPGQGSQYSGMAKDFSKYPFWNELSKRAEEVLNIDLINIMNGDEETLKLTENAQPAIFLASFVAFKHLESLGISYNIFAGHSLGEYTAFAAAGVYDFDFGIYLVRKRGEYISQAIEPGKGSMAAVLKISAEKVEELVKNYEGLYVANYNSSTQTVISGLKSSIQKFLEDCKNNGIRATELVVSGPFHTPFLESAREKLSKEIEHVKFKKPKVPIVLNSTAKESSDPEELKYYLLEQIAGPVYWLQSIRRMLELGVKEFVEVGPKNVLSNMLKREKIDIIHFSEIEEIEDSRV; translated from the coding sequence ATGAAAGCCTTTTTATTTCCAGGTCAAGGTTCACAATATTCTGGAATGGCAAAAGATTTTTCTAAATACCCATTTTGGAATGAGCTAAGTAAAAGAGCGGAAGAGGTACTTAATATTGATTTAATAAATATTATGAATGGAGATGAAGAAACTCTAAAGTTAACCGAAAACGCGCAACCTGCAATATTTTTAGCTAGCTTTGTAGCTTTTAAACACTTAGAAAGCTTAGGAATAAGCTATAATATATTTGCAGGGCATAGTCTGGGAGAGTATACTGCCTTTGCTGCAGCTGGGGTATACGATTTTGATTTTGGGATATATTTGGTAAGAAAAAGGGGAGAATATATTTCTCAAGCAATCGAACCTGGAAAAGGAAGTATGGCTGCAGTTTTAAAAATCTCTGCTGAGAAAGTAGAAGAACTTGTTAAAAATTATGAAGGTCTTTATGTTGCAAATTATAATTCTTCAACACAAACAGTTATAAGTGGCTTGAAATCATCTATTCAAAAATTTTTAGAAGATTGTAAAAATAATGGTATTAGAGCAACAGAATTGGTTGTTTCCGGGCCTTTCCATACTCCCTTTTTAGAAAGTGCTCGTGAAAAACTTTCAAAAGAAATTGAACATGTTAAATTCAAAAAACCAAAAGTTCCGATTGTTTTGAATAGTACAGCTAAAGAATCGAGTGATCCAGAGGAATTAAAATACTATTTACTTGAACAAATAGCAGGACCAGTTTATTGGTTACAGTCAATAAGAAGAATGTTAGAACTTGGAGTAAAAGAATTTGTTGAAGTTGGCCCTAAAAACGTTCTATCAAATATGTTAAAAAGAGAGAAGATAGATATTATTCATTTTAGTGAGATAGAAGAAATAGAAGATTCCAGGGTTTGA